Proteins encoded within one genomic window of Candidatus Eisenbacteria bacterium:
- the pstS gene encoding phosphate ABC transporter substrate-binding protein PstS → MLTRRLALLAAAILILTASLGGAAKLINGAGATFPYPIYSKWFDEYRKKNSDVQINYQSIGSGGGIRQVLEGTVDFGASDGPMTDEQLAQAKTPILHFPTVLGAVVATYNVAGVDKLRLTPEALAGIFLGKITMWNDPALVKENPGVALPAQPIVPVHRSDGSGTTYVFVDYLSKVSPEWSKNVGRSTSVAWPVGLGGKGNEGVTGLVKQTPNAIGYVELVYAVQNKLSYADIKNRAGTFASPTLESVTAAAAAAAAKMPSDFRVSITDPDAPDAYPIA, encoded by the coding sequence ATGCTGACACGACGTCTCGCGTTGCTCGCGGCCGCCATTCTGATCCTAACGGCCTCCCTGGGAGGCGCCGCGAAGCTCATCAACGGTGCCGGCGCGACCTTTCCCTACCCCATCTACTCCAAGTGGTTCGACGAGTATCGGAAGAAGAACTCCGACGTCCAGATCAACTACCAGTCGATCGGCAGCGGCGGCGGGATCCGCCAGGTGCTCGAGGGGACGGTCGACTTCGGGGCGTCCGACGGCCCCATGACCGACGAGCAGCTCGCGCAGGCGAAGACCCCGATCCTGCACTTTCCGACGGTCCTCGGCGCGGTGGTCGCCACCTACAACGTGGCCGGCGTCGACAAGCTCCGTCTCACGCCGGAAGCGCTCGCGGGCATCTTCCTCGGGAAGATCACCATGTGGAACGACCCCGCGCTCGTCAAGGAGAACCCGGGCGTGGCGCTCCCTGCCCAGCCGATCGTACCCGTTCACCGTTCCGACGGTAGCGGCACGACCTACGTCTTCGTCGACTATCTCTCCAAGGTGAGCCCGGAGTGGTCGAAGAACGTCGGGCGCAGCACGTCGGTCGCCTGGCCGGTTGGTCTCGGCGGGAAGGGGAACGAGGGCGTGACGGGGCTCGTGAAGCAGACGCCGAATGCCATCGGGTACGTCGAGCTGGTCTACGCGGTCCAGAACAAGCTCTCCTACGCCGACATCAAGAATCGGGCCGGCACGTTCGCCTCGCCGACCCTCGAGAGCGTCACGGCCGCTGCCGCCGCAGCGGCGGCGAAGATGCCCAGCGACTTCCGCGTCTCGATCACCGATCCGGATGCCCCCGACGCCTACCCGATCGCGA
- a CDS encoding NAD(P)-dependent oxidoreductase yields the protein MRVGLVGTGIMGAPMARNLLRAGHTVTVHNRSPARVAPLVEAGATVAASPREVAARADAVVTCVPDTPDVEAVVAGPNGILDAAQPGLLVVDMSTIAPGAARALAERTAALQVDFLDAPVSGGEQGAINGTLSIMVGGRRDAFDRAAPIFAAIGKTATYMGASGQGQMTKLVNQVVGAATLAAVAEGIQLGARAGLDPAALIDAIGGGAASSWMWTNLGPRMQRRDFTPGFMVKLQQKDLRLAIAAAAEVGAPLPLTALVQRLLAAVEARGDGALGTQAIVTAIEALARG from the coding sequence ATGCGCGTCGGGCTCGTCGGTACGGGCATCATGGGTGCGCCCATGGCGCGGAACCTCCTCCGCGCCGGGCACACCGTCACGGTGCACAACCGGAGCCCCGCGCGCGTGGCGCCGCTCGTCGAAGCGGGCGCGACGGTGGCGGCCTCGCCGCGCGAGGTCGCGGCGCGCGCCGACGCCGTCGTCACCTGCGTGCCCGACACGCCGGACGTCGAGGCTGTCGTCGCGGGACCGAATGGCATCCTCGATGCGGCGCAGCCCGGGCTCCTCGTCGTCGACATGAGCACGATCGCACCAGGCGCAGCGCGTGCGCTCGCCGAGCGTACCGCCGCGCTGCAGGTCGATTTCCTCGACGCTCCCGTGTCCGGCGGAGAGCAGGGTGCGATCAACGGGACGCTCTCGATCATGGTCGGCGGGCGGCGCGACGCGTTCGATCGCGCTGCGCCGATCTTCGCCGCCATCGGCAAGACGGCGACCTACATGGGCGCGTCCGGCCAGGGGCAGATGACGAAGCTCGTGAACCAGGTCGTCGGCGCGGCGACGCTCGCGGCCGTGGCCGAGGGCATCCAACTCGGCGCCCGGGCCGGTCTCGATCCGGCGGCGCTTATCGACGCGATCGGCGGCGGCGCGGCGTCGTCGTGGATGTGGACGAACCTCGGCCCGCGCATGCAGCGACGCGACTTCACGCCGGGATTCATGGTGAAGCTCCAGCAAAAGGATCTCCGGCTCGCGATCGCCGCCGCCGCCGAAGTGGGCGCGCCGCTCCCGCTCACTGCCCTCGTGCAGCGGCTTCTCGCCGCCGTCGAGGCGCGCGGCGACGGGGCCCTCGGCACGCAGGCGATCGTGAC
- a CDS encoding putative porin: MLALLGMCVPARAAMTTEQRLEALERLIRSQQEEIRQLRNELKQQKAVGTATQQQAERAEEQAKTVEKKQTTMSKVHEQLSKFTPFGDFRLRYEGFFDQATKEGTKTTARNRVRIRYRLGFTYKYSDELSATIRLASGNPDDPISTNETLTGDFTRKHVNLDWAYITVTPGQTFGWRPGIFSMTGGKFPNPIFRVGQMVFDDDLSPEGFSETLTLLDHPYGGLDQVRIYGEQWTFNEVSNGSDGWMFGGQINPVGHVGDVVLEGGIGQYWWNNANLIAQALNTNSSLVNTNLVYKMADGDVVAYQSGYYETNVTAAATIPEVAGKPLKLYVDYVHNWQAVNHDSNGIMGGLRFGQTKQAGDWDLWLYYEYLQQEAAISAFTFSDFGNGGTNVQGPVIALDYQLFDPLTLTATSYFTSLIDPPPDLDNRMQVRVQLDAQIKF; the protein is encoded by the coding sequence GTGCTGGCGCTTCTGGGGATGTGTGTACCGGCGCGCGCGGCGATGACGACCGAGCAGCGCCTCGAGGCGCTTGAGCGCCTCATCCGCAGCCAGCAGGAGGAGATCCGCCAGCTGCGCAACGAGCTGAAGCAGCAGAAGGCGGTCGGCACGGCGACGCAGCAGCAGGCCGAGCGCGCCGAGGAGCAGGCGAAGACGGTCGAGAAGAAGCAGACCACGATGTCGAAGGTGCACGAACAGCTGAGCAAGTTCACGCCCTTCGGCGATTTCCGCCTGCGGTACGAGGGCTTCTTCGACCAGGCGACCAAAGAAGGCACGAAGACCACGGCGCGCAACCGCGTGCGTATCCGCTACCGGCTGGGCTTCACGTACAAGTACAGCGACGAGCTGTCGGCGACCATCCGCCTCGCCAGCGGCAACCCCGACGACCCGATCTCGACCAACGAGACCCTCACCGGCGACTTCACGCGCAAGCACGTGAATCTCGACTGGGCGTATATCACCGTGACGCCGGGCCAGACGTTCGGCTGGCGCCCCGGCATCTTCAGCATGACGGGCGGCAAGTTCCCGAACCCGATCTTCCGGGTGGGACAGATGGTGTTCGACGACGACCTGTCGCCGGAAGGCTTCAGCGAGACCCTGACGCTCCTCGACCACCCGTATGGCGGGCTCGATCAGGTGAGGATCTACGGCGAGCAGTGGACGTTCAACGAGGTCAGCAACGGGTCCGACGGTTGGATGTTCGGCGGACAGATCAATCCCGTGGGCCACGTGGGCGACGTCGTTCTGGAAGGCGGCATCGGCCAGTACTGGTGGAACAACGCCAACCTCATCGCCCAGGCCCTCAACACGAACTCGTCGCTCGTCAACACCAACCTGGTCTACAAGATGGCGGACGGCGACGTGGTCGCGTACCAGAGCGGCTACTACGAGACGAACGTCACGGCGGCAGCGACGATCCCCGAGGTCGCCGGCAAGCCACTGAAGCTCTACGTCGACTACGTGCACAACTGGCAGGCGGTCAACCACGACTCCAACGGCATCATGGGCGGCCTGCGCTTCGGTCAGACGAAGCAGGCCGGCGACTGGGATCTCTGGCTCTACTACGAGTACCTGCAGCAGGAAGCCGCGATCTCGGCCTTCACGTTCAGCGACTTCGGCAACGGCGGCACGAATGTCCAGGGCCCCGTCATCGCGCTCGACTACCAGCTCTTCGACCCCCTCACGCTGACGGCCACCAGCTACTTCACGTCGTTGATCGACCCGCCGCCGGATCTCGACAACCGCATGCAGGTGCGGGTGCAGCTGGACGCACAGATCAAGTTCTAG